A single genomic interval of Paracoccus contaminans harbors:
- the petB gene encoding cytochrome b, giving the protein MSAGIPTDHYEPRTGIERWLDRRLPIVRLIVDFTTLPTPKNLNWMWIWGIILTFCLALQIVTGIVLAMHYTPHVSLAFHSVEHIMRDVNGGHFLRYLHANGASLFFFAVYMHIFRNLYYGSYKAPREITWIVGMLIYLCMMGTAFMGYVLPWGQMSFWGATVITGLFGAIPGIGPSIQTWLLGGPAVDNATLNRFFSLHYLLPFVIAALVVVHFWAFHTTGNNNPTGIEVRRTSREEADRDTVPFFPYFVIKDLLALAVILLVFFAVVGFMPNYLGHPDNYVEANPLATPAHIVPEWYFLPFYAILRAFTADVWVVQAVNWLSFGIIDAKFFGVLAMFGAIIVMALVPWLDTSRIRSGRFRPQFKWWFWLLAIDFVVLTWVGAQPAEGIYPYIALAGAAYWFAYFLVIMPLLGVVERPSPMPSTIEQDFDAHYSPAAHPAE; this is encoded by the coding sequence ATGTCCGCCGGTATCCCCACCGATCACTACGAGCCGAGGACCGGGATCGAGCGCTGGCTCGACCGCCGGCTGCCGATCGTCCGCCTGATCGTCGATTTCACCACCCTGCCCACGCCCAAGAACCTGAACTGGATGTGGATCTGGGGGATCATCCTCACCTTCTGCCTGGCGCTGCAGATCGTCACCGGCATCGTGCTGGCGATGCACTACACGCCGCATGTCAGCCTGGCGTTCCATTCGGTCGAACACATCATGCGCGACGTGAATGGCGGGCATTTCCTGCGCTATCTGCATGCGAACGGCGCCTCGCTGTTCTTCTTTGCCGTCTACATGCACATCTTCCGCAACCTGTATTACGGCAGCTACAAGGCCCCGCGCGAGATCACCTGGATCGTCGGGATGCTGATCTATCTGTGCATGATGGGCACCGCCTTCATGGGCTATGTGCTGCCCTGGGGTCAGATGTCCTTCTGGGGCGCCACGGTCATCACCGGCCTGTTCGGGGCCATCCCCGGTATCGGGCCGTCGATCCAGACCTGGCTGCTGGGCGGGCCGGCGGTGGACAACGCCACGCTGAACCGCTTCTTCTCGCTGCACTATCTGCTGCCCTTCGTAATCGCGGCGCTGGTCGTCGTCCATTTCTGGGCGTTCCACACCACCGGCAACAACAACCCCACGGGGATCGAGGTGCGCCGCACCTCGCGCGAGGAAGCTGACCGCGACACCGTCCCGTTCTTCCCCTATTTCGTCATCAAGGACCTGCTGGCGCTGGCGGTCATCCTGCTGGTGTTCTTCGCCGTGGTCGGGTTCATGCCCAACTATCTCGGCCACCCCGACAACTATGTCGAGGCGAACCCGCTGGCGACGCCCGCGCATATCGTGCCGGAATGGTATTTCCTGCCCTTCTACGCCATCCTGCGCGCCTTCACCGCCGATGTGTGGGTCGTTCAGGCGGTCAACTGGCTGTCCTTCGGCATCATCGACGCCAAGTTCTTCGGCGTGCTGGCGATGTTCGGCGCGATCATCGTCATGGCGCTGGTGCCCTGGCTGGATACCAGCCGCATCCGTTCGGGCCGCTTCCGTCCGCAGTTCAAGTGGTGGTTCTGGCTGCTCGCGATCGACTTCGTCGTGCTGACCTGGGTGGGGGCGCAGCCCGCCGAGGGGATCTATCCCTATATCGCCCTGGCCGGGGCGGCCTACTGGTTCGCCTATTTCCTGGTGATCATGCCCCTTCTGGGGGTTGTCGAGCGGCCCAGCCCGATGCCCTCGACGATCGAGCAGGATTTCGACGCCCATTACAGCCCTGCCGCTCACCCCGCCGAATAA
- a CDS encoding 2-isopropylmalate synthase, which produces MKPALLAAAAAMGLAVSGPAPAPAQNAAVVTKQYDDGGVYEGTFRGGRQHGRGSYTLPSGYRYEGDWVDGEILGQGRAAYPNGSVYEGAFAKGKPNGKGKITYADGGTYEGDWVDGEITGQGRAVYANGSTYEGGFRKALHHGKGALIQKNGYRYDGDWVDGAKEGKGRITYPDGSVYEGGMLADLRAGQGRLTMPDGLVYEGSWAAGQMSGPGKLVQANGDAYEGTMVANRREGQGRATYANGDVYEGGFRADRRHGKGVFTGTDGYSYDGDWVDGRMEGEGRIRYPDGSVYEGTLRADQPDGKGRITYPDGASYQGDWAAGVIEGQGKATYANGITYEGGFRDGRNDGLGRMAHPDGYVYNGQWKAGERDGDGHATYADGTVYKGQFRHGQREGKGLLTTTDGFRYEGSWKAGEIDGEGTATYTNGDVYVGHFVAGKRQGQGRMTYASGRVAEGEWRADALAPQDGGAPAEGQGAEQSDGATPAPASEPGGPVSSAPRSAAGRTGGSDGTPALPADGEGGMDAPPAAAPATPPAGASPAEDPRG; this is translated from the coding sequence ATGAAACCGGCATTGCTTGCAGCCGCGGCGGCCATGGGGCTGGCCGTGTCCGGCCCGGCCCCGGCGCCCGCGCAGAACGCGGCGGTCGTGACCAAGCAGTATGACGATGGCGGCGTTTACGAGGGCACGTTCCGCGGCGGCCGCCAGCACGGCCGCGGCAGCTACACGCTGCCTTCGGGCTATCGCTACGAGGGCGACTGGGTGGATGGCGAGATCCTGGGCCAGGGCCGCGCGGCCTATCCCAACGGCTCGGTCTATGAGGGCGCCTTTGCCAAGGGCAAGCCGAACGGCAAGGGCAAGATCACCTATGCCGACGGCGGCACCTATGAGGGCGACTGGGTTGACGGCGAGATCACCGGCCAGGGGCGCGCCGTCTATGCCAACGGTTCCACCTACGAGGGCGGGTTCCGCAAGGCGCTGCACCACGGCAAGGGCGCGCTGATCCAGAAGAACGGCTATCGCTATGACGGCGACTGGGTGGACGGGGCCAAGGAAGGCAAGGGCCGCATCACCTATCCCGACGGCTCCGTCTATGAGGGCGGGATGCTGGCCGACCTGCGCGCGGGGCAGGGCAGGCTGACCATGCCGGACGGGCTGGTCTATGAAGGCTCATGGGCCGCCGGACAGATGTCGGGGCCGGGCAAGCTGGTCCAGGCCAATGGCGATGCCTACGAGGGCACGATGGTCGCCAACCGGCGCGAGGGGCAGGGCCGCGCCACCTATGCCAATGGCGATGTCTACGAGGGCGGCTTTCGCGCCGACAGGCGCCACGGCAAGGGCGTATTCACCGGCACCGACGGCTATTCCTATGACGGCGACTGGGTCGATGGCCGGATGGAGGGCGAGGGCCGCATCCGCTATCCCGACGGCTCGGTCTATGAGGGCACGCTCAGGGCCGACCAGCCGGACGGCAAGGGCAGGATCACCTATCCCGATGGCGCAAGCTATCAGGGCGACTGGGCGGCCGGCGTGATCGAGGGGCAGGGCAAGGCCACCTATGCCAACGGGATCACCTATGAAGGCGGCTTCCGGGACGGCAGGAACGATGGGCTGGGCCGCATGGCCCACCCCGACGGCTATGTCTACAACGGCCAGTGGAAGGCGGGCGAGCGCGACGGCGACGGCCATGCGACCTATGCCGACGGCACCGTCTACAAGGGCCAGTTCCGCCATGGCCAGCGCGAGGGGAAGGGCCTGCTGACCACCACGGACGGCTTTCGCTATGAAGGCAGCTGGAAAGCGGGCGAAATAGATGGCGAGGGCACCGCGACCTATACCAACGGCGATGTCTATGTCGGCCATTTCGTCGCCGGCAAGCGGCAGGGGCAGGGCCGGATGACCTATGCATCGGGCCGGGTGGCCGAGGGCGAATGGCGCGCCGACGCGCTGGCCCCGCAGGACGGCGGCGCGCCCGCCGAAGGCCAGGGCGCAGAGCAAAGCGACGGGGCGACCCCGGCACCCGCCAGCGAGCCGGGCGGCCCCGTATCCTCGGCCCCGCGCAGCGCCGCCGGCCGAACCGGCGGGTCCGATGGCACCCCCGCGCTGCCCGCCGACGGCGAGGGGGGCATGGATGCCCCGCCCGCTGCTGCCCCGGCCACCCCGCCTGCGGGCGCATCGCCGGCCGAGGATCCGCGCGGCTGA
- the petA gene encoding ubiquinol-cytochrome c reductase iron-sulfur subunit: MSHADDHAGDHGATRRDFLYYATAGAGAIAAGAAGWTLINQMNPSADVQALSSIQVDVSAVAEGTQLTVKWLGKPVFIRHRSAADIERARADDTAALIDHDAENANKPGEPATDANRTLDEEGKWLVMIGVCTHLGCVPIGDGAGDFGGWFCPCHGSHYDAAGRIRKGPAPQNLHIPVASFVNDTTIKLG; encoded by the coding sequence GTGTCCCACGCAGACGATCACGCAGGAGACCACGGCGCCACCCGGAGGGACTTCCTCTATTACGCGACCGCCGGTGCCGGCGCGATTGCGGCGGGGGCAGCCGGCTGGACCCTCATCAACCAGATGAATCCCTCGGCCGACGTGCAGGCCCTGTCCTCGATCCAGGTCGATGTCAGCGCGGTCGCCGAAGGAACCCAGCTGACCGTCAAGTGGCTGGGCAAGCCCGTCTTCATCCGTCACCGCTCGGCCGCCGACATCGAGCGGGCGCGCGCCGACGACACCGCCGCGCTGATCGACCACGATGCCGAGAATGCCAACAAGCCCGGCGAGCCGGCGACCGACGCCAACCGCACGCTGGACGAGGAAGGCAAGTGGCTGGTGATGATCGGCGTGTGCACGCATCTGGGCTGCGTGCCGATCGGCGACGGCGCGGGCGATTTCGGCGGCTGGTTCTGCCCCTGCCACGGCTCGCACTATGATGCCGCGGGCCGCATCCGCAAGGGTCCCGCCCCGCAGAACCTGCACATCCCCGTCGCATCCTTCGTGAACGACACCACCATCAAGCTGGGCTGA